One window of the Archangium primigenium genome contains the following:
- a CDS encoding DUF2911 domain-containing protein: MMKKFVGCAAAVVVTLCSPPARAQLALPAPSPAAKVSQVVGLTEISLDYSSPAVNGRKIWGALVPWNQVWRTGANMATKITFARDVTFGGKPVPAGTYALVSVPTEQGWTMVLNKDLRLFGGGKAYDTKEDVVRVPATVTEIPNRERLTFLFSNTTADQTSLDLEWEKTRVSVPIQANTSAQATENIKTAVNDAWRSLANAGRYVADTSKDYPKALEYLDDSLAIQSHWLNNWIKADILARSGKYAEARKFAQTAWDLGQKDEAGFFFKDAVAKALVDWKGKK, encoded by the coding sequence ATGATGAAGAAGTTTGTCGGGTGTGCCGCCGCCGTGGTCGTGACGCTCTGTTCGCCGCCCGCTCGGGCCCAGCTCGCGCTGCCCGCGCCGAGCCCGGCCGCCAAGGTGTCGCAGGTGGTCGGACTGACCGAGATCTCGCTCGACTACTCGAGCCCCGCGGTCAACGGGCGGAAGATCTGGGGCGCCCTCGTGCCCTGGAACCAGGTGTGGCGCACGGGCGCCAACATGGCCACGAAGATCACCTTCGCCCGTGACGTGACCTTCGGGGGCAAGCCCGTCCCGGCGGGCACCTACGCGCTCGTCTCCGTGCCCACGGAGCAGGGCTGGACGATGGTGCTGAACAAGGACCTGCGCCTGTTCGGCGGCGGCAAGGCCTATGACACCAAGGAGGACGTCGTGCGTGTGCCCGCCACGGTGACGGAGATCCCCAACCGCGAGCGCCTGACGTTCCTCTTCTCCAACACCACGGCGGACCAGACGTCGCTGGACCTGGAGTGGGAGAAGACGCGCGTCTCGGTGCCCATCCAGGCGAACACCTCGGCCCAGGCCACGGAGAACATCAAGACCGCGGTCAACGACGCGTGGCGCTCGCTGGCCAACGCCGGCCGCTACGTGGCCGACACGTCCAAGGACTACCCCAAGGCGCTCGAGTACCTGGACGACTCGCTGGCCATCCAGTCGCACTGGCTCAACAACTGGATCAAGGCCGACATCCTGGCGCGCTCGGGCAAGTACGCCGAGGCGCGCAAGTTCGCCCAGACGGCGTGGGACCTGGGTCAGAAGGACGAGGCGGGCTTCTTCTTCAAGGACGCGGTGGCCAAGGCGCTCGTGGACTGGAAGGGGAAGAAGTAA